From Azospirillum sp. TSA2s, a single genomic window includes:
- a CDS encoding SDR family NAD(P)-dependent oxidoreductase, producing MAETMRQSGGSLLNGKVALVTGAGGGIGRGVARRLVREGAVVVVAEIDEASGARTAGELRAELGGDAVFIRTDVTRKEDVLAAVQTAVDRFGGLDVLVNNAFAPTPEVLFEQKTDEMLQSCLNSGIWAAWWAMRAALPHFKARGGGQVVNFYSIDAQVGAWMHADYNIVKSALLGLTRSAAAEWGRFNIRVNAIAPTAAGAVFERMCREIPGFREASAARKPLGRPGDPEDDIGPVVVFLASEMSRYVTGELINVDGGLHLPGYQSRPGNLAELEQQQR from the coding sequence GTGGCTGAAACCATGCGGCAGAGCGGCGGTTCCCTTCTCAACGGCAAGGTCGCCTTGGTCACCGGGGCGGGTGGCGGCATCGGCCGCGGTGTGGCGCGGCGCCTCGTGCGCGAAGGCGCCGTCGTCGTGGTGGCCGAGATCGACGAGGCCAGCGGCGCCCGCACCGCCGGGGAATTGCGCGCGGAGTTGGGTGGCGACGCGGTCTTCATCCGCACCGACGTCACCCGAAAAGAGGATGTGCTGGCGGCGGTGCAGACGGCGGTCGACCGCTTCGGCGGTCTCGACGTGCTGGTCAACAACGCCTTCGCTCCGACACCGGAAGTCCTGTTCGAGCAGAAAACCGACGAGATGCTGCAAAGCTGCCTGAATTCGGGCATCTGGGCGGCGTGGTGGGCGATGCGCGCGGCCCTGCCGCATTTCAAGGCGCGCGGCGGCGGGCAGGTGGTCAACTTCTATTCGATCGACGCCCAGGTCGGCGCCTGGATGCACGCGGACTACAACATCGTCAAATCCGCGCTGCTCGGCCTGACCCGCAGCGCCGCCGCCGAATGGGGGCGCTTCAACATCCGCGTCAACGCCATCGCGCCGACCGCCGCCGGGGCGGTGTTCGAACGGATGTGCCGGGAAATCCCCGGCTTCCGCGAGGCTTCGGCCGCGCGCAAACCCCTGGGGCGGCCCGGCGATCCCGAGGACGACATCGGCCCCGTCGTCGTCTTCCTGGCGTCGGAGATGTCGCGCTACGTCACCGGCGAACTCATCAACGTCGATGGCGGTCTTCATCTTCCCGGCTACCAGTCGCGGCCGGGCAACCTCGCCGAACTCGAACAGCAGCAACGCTAA